The Fusarium poae strain DAOMC 252244 chromosome 2, whole genome shotgun sequence nucleotide sequence GGCAGGACGCTGACGTATCCAAAGGCACTTTCCAGAGGCTTATCAAGTACATTAGAAATCTTGTACTCAAAGTTCTGTACTGCGACGAGCGGATTGAGAAGCATCTTTCCACCCTTGCCTAGCATAACGTGGATCTCACCACAAGCACCGCCGAGGTCACGATCGTTGTAGAAGCCTTCCCAGAGGGACAACAGGGCGCGCGGGCCAGGCTTTGTTCCGGCGTCGATAAGGATGGCGACTTCTGGGTTTAAAATGCGTCCAAAGGCGTTGAACAACCAGCGATGCGAATTGATCTTTTTGCTGTTCTTTTGCTTGAGACAGAAAATGAACTGCACAGGGGGCAAATTGCGATGTGGCTTGTCGGGGTCAGGACGGACAAGCTGTTGATCGGGCGTCACGGAGATTTGACTGGTGTACTCGAAAATGTGGGCGACAGTTTCCTTGCCATTAACGTCCTTTTTGAGAACGCCATCCTGATAGACTCCGACAGTGGCGAGAACGTCAAAGACGTTCTTGTCGACTTTATCGAGACCGTCAAAGACGAGACATACCACGATCTTCTGCCAGGCTGGACCTCCCTTGTTCCAGAACTTGGATCGCTTCAGGTTCACAATGTCCTGAATGTTCTTCATTGTGTAGTGTAGGGTTCGAGCGAGAAGGACCTTGTCTTCGTTGTAATAGGTGATTGCGATGAGGAGTTCAGTGTGACGGTTATACATTCGCGGGCGAAGGTTGAAACCGTTGCGCAGGGTGAAGTCGTTCGGATCGCAGGTAGCAGCTGTGTAGCGCATCTTGGTGAATTCCTCCTCCATGCTTCCAGGGCCGTTTCGGTACCTGGGCTCGATGGCGTTCTTGACGGCGCTGGGGACGGGGTAGTCGATACTGAGGACGGAGCCCTGGACAAGCTTGACCTTGCGAGTCTTTGAGCGACCGAGACCACCGGAACCAACTTGGGCTTGCTGCTGGCGCATCATCCAGCTCTCATCAACGTCGAATTCCTGGTAAGTCGAATCTGGGCGGCCGTGGGCAAAGTCGGGCGGAACAGACAGCACCTCCCCATTTTGACCCCATTCCTGCATCGTAGGTGCACGATGCATGACAGAAAGGCGCGATTCGGCCAAACGAGAGGCTTCAACATCGTACTCGGGTTCTGGGTACTCGTAACCCGGCGAGCCAGGCAAGCGACCGTGCTGGTCAGGAGGATAATGACCGAAAGCGCCAACTCCATAAGCGCTGTTGTGGCCGAGGCTGCCTTGGTCGAAGCTGGCCTGGCCTATACTGCCATGGTAAGAGTTGTGTAGAAGATCGCGGCTCGACTCGTTTTGTTCAGGGACAGGACGCTGTGCGCCCAGCATGGGCGGGGGAGATAATTGATCATAATCGGGTTCGTATGGGTTGCTCACGGGCGATCGGTTAGAGGCGTTTGCATCGTCAGATTGGCGAAAGTGGTACTAGAAGGGGAAAATGTCAAGTCAGAAACGGTTATTGGGATTGATTGTTTTGCGGCAGGTTCCAGTGAGGCTGGCTGGTGTCAGGTGCTGGCGCAGGCGTAGCTGCCCTGTAAGGTCGCTATTGCATTGCAGTTGCCAACCTCCATACTGTTGGAGGCTGAAGGGGCTAAAACTTACTGCTTGTCCAGCGGGTAGATCTTGCATCTCGCGTGGCGCATCATAGTTTGGGCCATTTCTTTGGCCATTCTCGTTGAAGACCATGTTTTGTGTAAAGTTGCGCTCTTCAAATATGCTCGCAGCTGGAAATGCTTCAACTGTTATATCGATCGGTCGCTTAACACTTTTGACGATGACATGCGTTTTCTCGGTTCGCGATAAGATCAGATCGCTCGGGAGTGCCGGGCAAAAAAAAGGTGATGCAATCAATGGAATGGAAAGATCCGCCAAAATAAGAGTATTAAACGAGGGACGAAAAGGTGAAGATATGGGAAGAAACCTTGTTCTTTCGCAAAggcttttctttattattctttttagaGAAAATACTGAAAAAAAGAACAACGTTGCAGTTGGCTgctgaagaaaagaaagagagaagaaaaagatcaGGTGAAAAATTGGACAAGCTTCAAAGGATTGTGGGCTGGtgtgtgcttgtgcttgtacTACAGTCCATAGAATCAGGTACAATACAGTACAATCCTATTCTTTGCTTTCTACCtattcatccatccatcgcatcgaagcaaagcaaagcaaagcaatgCAAAGCAATGCCAGCACAGTGagaaaaaaactaaaaaCTGGGGATAGCATCCTCCTTGGTCAAAGATCAACATCGCCGCGTAACTAGCGGCTCCATATTATGCCAGCTTGGGGCAGCTTGGTTGGTGTGAGAGTGACGTAGCCATGTAGATTCTTGCTGTCAGACAAACAAAAGCTTCAGATGGGTTACTATTTTTGGGAATGGGAAAAGGGACAAGCCTCGTATACACGCAATTCTTGCTGCGCGTACCCAGAGTCAAATCATGGGAACAATACACACTGTAGCATTAGATCAATATCACAGCGCATTATTTGGCTGTTGGTGGCAGATGACGGTGGCTGACCATGCCATTAACATCAGTCAACGGGCCGTTACGTCAAGAAAACAGGGCGTTGGCCTAGATTAATTTGAAATGTTACAAGTAAAAGACATTATAGACTTGTGTGGCCCCACGTCTCGTCCATCCATCGGATTCGGATCAGGTCAGGAACGAGTACAGTATCAAGAGAGGTATGTACAACGCTCCACGTTAGTATGTACTAAGTCACTTGCATCGAATTGCACAAAAATAGATCAACCAAAAAAACTCAAATGGAGTCTACCACGGACTACGCGGGTTATCATTATGCACTCAGATCGAGCAGAGTAGATCAACGTTACCCCAAGATCAgcctttctttccttcttttctttcccttcttttctttgtaCCTTTGTACTCCGGAATGAATATCGCCAAGACAGCTAAAGGTACCAAATATCCCTCCCATGTCAAGCCCAACTTTAGTGCCCTGACGCCATCGTAATTCCTGATCTTTCCCCCTGCATGCAATTTTGCATTTGGCATAAACACGAGAAACATGGGAAAACAAGGAAAGTCGTAGAAATAAAACGAAGCCGAATGCAACTATGCTTgattcttttcttctacTCCAATCCATTCATCTCCCACCATCTCACGTCAAACTTTAAAGCGGGAGAAAAAACAGAAAACCTCGCAATATGCCATCCGTCCATCCATAATGACGCCAATTCCATCCACCTCGGAgcattattttatttttttctctctctagGCGCTACCGAAACCACTAGCTCAGGTATGGAAGGGCACTACACAACCAAACGAAAACGCGACACATTTTTCTAAATGGTAATTGACTCTCGGCCAACCCGTTACGATTCTTCCATCGTCTAGTCTAGTTGCGTCTGGTGTTTTTGCTAACGGCGTTGACACGGAAATATTTACTTGGGACGATCCCTGATAATATCGCACGGCTCACATTGTTCATCTTCTGCCATGGCTCATGAAAATGTCAGCCTTAACCAGGTTTCACCAGCCATGCTAAGAACTCGGCGCAAATCGTAAAACAGTGCTAGTATggataataaattaatagtaagCTGCTAAGACCACTTTTATCTGCGTCGTTTATTTACTGTAGCCTACCTCGCCAGGGCGAACAGACAGTGTCCTCATTATCACGTGAAGTCTATCAGGTGCTGTACACCAGTATCACTTCTGCCGGTTGCTGTCGGGATATCTTCAGCTCACGAAGCAAGTTTGGAACGAGGACATACAGCCCAAAAAGTCGGGCAATTCATCCATTCAGTGGCAGACAAGTCAAATATCTCCTCCACAATAACCTCAAGTAAAGAAAAGCTATGACATCCATTTGTGTACTACATAAACGAGACAAATTGACACCTTGATGGACTCATTAATCTTTGGTGCAGTCATTCCAGTACAGTAACACAGTCATTAAAACCCGAACCATTAACAACCCAGACAGCTGCCCAGCAAAATACCCCATCGGTGAAACTCGAGAGAATGCTACTCTTATAAAGGGCGCCAGATAAACCACTCCAGACAGACAACCCAGTAGACAAATGACAAACGGCCATCAGTCATCATTTTCCTTGCAAGCCTTCTTGAACTCCTTCAAAATCGCCTGGAACTAGTCAGCAAAACTTCACCAAAAATACAGAACAACTCACAGCAAAGTCCTGATCCGCCATACACATAAATGCCTTCGTCTTGTCAAGCTTTAGCTTCCCAACACGAGGGCTCTTGATACCAAATGCGATCCTTGCCAAGAACCGCGCGTCATCGCGAACATCCGTCGCTGCAAGCACCTGGTTAATCGCAGCCCTGTCGACCTTTTTCGGTGGCGCAGGCGGCAGTGCAACGCGTTGGCCTTGATAGCAAAACGTGCAGTGGCCGCACTTCTTAGCGTTGGAGGGAAGATCCATGCCAAAATGCTGCGCAAGTGAGAGGCCAAAGCACTTGGGGGATGTGACAAAGTCAACAACTTCTTTGAGACGATCCAAAGCTTGTTTCTCGCGCCTCTTAAGGTCTTCGTAGAGCTCGTCCGTCAGTTTGTCGATTGCGGTGTCGGTCTTGGGTAGCTTGGCCAGGACTTTGTACTTTTGTTCCACGCCACCGACCGTGAGGATAATGGCGCCGCTGTTGTTCAGTTCATTGAGGAGATTTACGAGGTCGTTTCGTCGCAATCCCTCTTTGTTGGCTACTTGTGTCAGGTCGATAGAATGGaacttcttggccttctttgcATGTTGGAGAATGGCTTTGCTCTCGGGTGTGTTGATGACCCTGAGACGAGGCCAGTAACTTGAGGTTGCTTCGAATTTGTACGAGCTGTACTCTGGTGTCGTGGCACGAATGAGATTGAACTTCAATTCCAGCGCTGCGTAGATCACGCTGAGAGGGCTGATACGGATGTCAAACTTCGTAGATTGACCATAGTGGCTGACCTTGAAAGTCTCGCCTTGGTGAAGCTTGACCACATCGCCGTCAAAGATGTCCTTGAGAAGATCTCGTAGGGAGTTTCGTGAGGGAAGGTCACCACGGGCAAAGTTTTCTCGGATCCAAAAGTCTTCACGGCAGAGGTACAGCATACAGTAGCTCTGTTTGCCATCACGACCAGCACGGCCGACTTGTTGGCAGTACTCTTCGACGGTGCTTGGGACATCCCAGTGAACGATATTGCGGATGTCTGCGGATGTTAGTCGCGTACTATGAGGCAATGCACTGACATACCTGGCTTGTCGATGCCCATGCCAAATGCGATGGTAGCCACAACCTGGATCGTCGTCAGTGCTGTTCATCCTGTTGTCGCAGTAAAGCTCACGGTCTGAATCTTGGATGTCATGAAATCATCTTGGATctgcttcttttcctctatcTTCATTCCGGCATGAAAATGAGCCGCGGGGAATCCCTTCCTGGTAAGATGTCCCGCCAACTCTTCAGCTTGCTGAGTCAAAAGTCAGCGTCCGGGTGGTAATGGAATGCACAGGGATTTGAGCAACCTTTTGAAGGGTAGCGTAAATCAGAGTTGAACCAGGGTGTGTTTTCAAAAATTCGTACAAAAGACTGTACTTGTCATCTTTCGCTTGGACAGCCTCAGCTTCCAACCGCAGGCTAGGAATAAGTTAGAGATGATTCAACGTTCATACATTTGTGGGCACTCACTTTGGTCGATACACAGATGTTTTGAAGACCCCTTCCTTAGAGATGTCAAACGCTTGACAAATGTCGTCAATGACAGGCGGCGTGGCTGTGGCCGTAAGGCAGATGACACGCTCTGCTTGAATCTCCTTGGCGAATCGTGCAACTGTATCAGGTCAGCTTATGTCCAAGCGGCTAGGTCTAGGTCTAGGTCTAGGCCGGAGGATAGAAACCTTTGAGATAATCGGGACGAAAGGAATGGCCCCACTAGATCCAGAGTTAGACATGGGAAATAATTATTTGTAGAAGAACATACCTCTGAGATACAGTGTGCCTCATCCACACCAATCAGTCTGACTCCGCCCTTGACATGCTTCATCATCCCAACGAATCCTTCGTTGTTGAGGCGCTCGGGGGCACAGTACAACAAGCGTAGCTTACCCTCACGGAGATCTTTGTTAATCTTTTGTATTTCGTCCCATGTTTTGGTTGAGTCCATGCATTCTGCTGCAAGGCCCTTCCGCTTGAGGGCATCGACTTGATCCTTCATCAAAGCAATCAGAGGTGAAACAACGATGGTGATACCGGCATCATCGGCATGTCGCTCTTTAGTCACCTTGTCCATCTCTGGGAAGGCGATGGCAGGTATCTGGATGAGAGTGTCAGCTCCAAGACTTTTGGCTACGTTC carries:
- the CHS1_2 gene encoding Chitin synthase, class 1 (TransMembrane:8 (o605-624i644-669o689-710i722-744o775-798i810-827o906-925i946-969o)~BUSCO:3699at5125~CAZy:GT2_Chitin_synth_1), whose translation is MVFNENGQRNGPNYDAPREMQDLPAGQAYHFRQSDDANASNRSPVSNPYEPDYDQLSPPPMLGAQRPVPEQNESSRDLLHNSYHGSIGQASFDQGSLGHNSAYGVGAFGHYPPDQHGRLPGSPGYEYPEPEYDVEASRLAESRLSVMHRAPTMQEWGQNGEVLSVPPDFAHGRPDSTYQEFDVDESWMMRQQQAQVGSGGLGRSKTRKVKLVQGSVLSIDYPVPSAVKNAIEPRYRNGPGSMEEEFTKMRYTAATCDPNDFTLRNGFNLRPRMYNRHTELLIAITYYNEDKVLLARTLHYTMKNIQDIVNLKRSKFWNKGGPAWQKIVVCLVFDGLDKVDKNVFDVLATVGVYQDGVLKKDVNGKETVAHIFEYTSQISVTPDQQLVRPDPDKPHRNLPPVQFIFCLKQKNSKKINSHRWLFNAFGRILNPEVAILIDAGTKPGPRALLSLWEGFYNDRDLGGACGEIHVMLGKGGKMLLNPLVAVQNFEYKISNVLDKPLESAFGYVSVLPGAFSAYRFRAIMGRPLEQYFHGDHTLSKSLGKKGIDGMNIFKKNMFLAEDRILCFELVAKASQKWHLSYIKASKGETDVPEGASEFIGQRRRWLNGSFAMSLYSLMHFGRMYGSGHNLIRLFFLHIQFVYNLLNVLFSWFSLAAFYLTTTIIMKLVGTPQVLSGYHGWPFGDMATPIVNVLIKYIYIAFLVLQFVLALGNRPKGAQYTYVLSFMVFGLIQLYLLVLTGYLVYRAFTGTPIEDQISFSSGQAFFDSFFGGDTGVAGLIIIALITIYGLNYIASFLYLDPWHMFHSFPQYLVLMSTYINILMVYAFNNWHDVSWGTKGSDAAEALPSANIVKDEKGKEAVVEEIEQEQEDIDSKFEKVVWRALAPMSEMMEEQPEKKDVEDSYKSFRTGLVILWLLCNIVLIVFVTTDDFITLGVSKAADVRTPMYFRFLLYSTGVLSIVRFIGFLWFIGRTGIMCCIARR